In Candidatus Poribacteria bacterium, the DNA window CTGTCGGAATAAACAAACACTGTACCGAAAATGGAACTATGAATCTTCTCCCTTACGATTGGATTGCTATTGGGTATTTAGTACTCACCGGTGTACTCATTTTAATCTTTCACAAAAATGTCGCGCGCTGGTATCTCTATCTGTTCGCACGCGTGCTCTGTATCACAGGCATTGTATTACTGACACCCACTGACGCATCTACGCTATTTCCTTTCCGATTCCTGCGGGATTGGTACCCGTTATCCACTATCGCGCTTTTCTATTTCGAGATGGGGAAGTTGACTCAGATGGTGTTTCAACGCTATTTCGATGAAACGGTAATCCGCTGGGAAAAACAGGTTTTCAAAGGGATGCCAAGTCTTGAACTTAGTGACCGTTTTCCATCTATAATTCTATCGGAAATTTTACATCTCTGTTATTTTAGTTACTACGTCATCGCCGTGTTTTTAGCGGTGTGGCTCTATTTCAAAGGAAAAATAGGACCGTTTCAAGAGACAGTTTTCGCGGAGACATTAACATTTAATCTAAGTCTCCTCTGTTATCCGTTTCTACCTGTCACCGGTCCCCGCTACCTTTTTGAAAAGATTCAAGGTCCATTGTCGAAAGGTTTTTTCTTTAGACTGACCCATTCGGTTGTCTCAAGAGGTTCCTCGAAAGGCACGGCATTTCCGAGCGCACATGTCTCGTTATCAGTGATTGTGCTGCTCTGTGCATTCCGTTATGATAGTACAGCGTTCCTGATTCTACTACCGCTGTGTGTAGGTTTGACACTTGGCACGGTTTACTGTAGATTCCACTATGCGATTGATGCGCTCTTAGGCGCAATTTTAGCTGGCATCGTCTTCGGTATCACAACCATACTCTTTTAACGCTCAATCGGCCTCTGTCTTTTATCTCAACACTGCTTTTTCCTTGACAGTTTTTTGGATAGCATAGTAAACTTAACAGGGTCGTCAAATACAAGTGCTCTTCACGAAAAATTTCCCCGAAATGTAGAAAATAAAACCTCGTTTCAAATGCCCTTGATTGAGAAAAGGAGAAAATTCATGAAACACATTGTGCTAACGACGCTACGCCTGCTCATTGTCGGAATTGCTTTTATAGGGTGTGGCGCGATATCGGATCATGAGATGTGGAGGTCGAATTTTGCGGCACCTACCAAGAAATATACCGGACCTCAAACTGTTGAAGCTCTCATGGAAACGTTTGATGAGAGATACACTTCTCACGCATCAAACGCAAAGTGGGCAGCAGGTATTGAGACAGCCCATAGTGAAAAACGCCACATCGCGTTTACACTCGTAGATATGGATGCTAAATACCCACGCAAAGAATGGCTGCAAATGCTCCTCAATAAAGGCATTACGATAGAGACTTTCAAGGCTTATGACGGATACTTCAATATACGATCGGCTCTGATCTTGAAAGAATTTTACACCGAAGATGATTGGGAAACGGTTAAAGCAGAATACATTAACACCGAAATCCAGAAATGTCAACAGAAGTATCAAGTAAAACCAGAGACAGAAGAAGATTGGGTTGTGTTCGGTGAAAACAGACTACCCGCTATTCCAGGAAGAATCTATTTACAAAAAAGCGAGTCAGGACATCGGATCTGGCACATGACCGCTTCTGAGAAAAAAGAAACGGTGAATGGAGAAGTAATAGTGCTTAATAAGAGTCCAGTACTCTCCGAAGAACAGCAGTCTAATCTCGTAAATGACGGTGTGGAACCCGTGGGCTGGGAAGTTGTGTATTTGGATGCAAAGGGAAACCCTATCCCTTCTGACAAATAACTGAACCTGACAACCGTAAGCATCTTGGCTCTCTGCAAAACCTTCCAAACGCTTGCAGAAAACCATGAAAACATATAGGCATTACCGGTAAGTGCGCTGATCGGCGGTGTATCGTTAATCGCAAAATCTACCATTAGAGAAAATCGGAGATTCGTATGTCCAACCAACTGGCAATTTCAGGCGGCACGCCTGTCCGCAACATAGAAAGCGAACCGTGGTCCTCATGGCCCCTCACGACAACCGATGAGTGGGAATCAAAAATCGAACCGCTGCTCAAGGAAGTGTATTTGAGTGCAAATGAAGGCTCTGGCGGTACGATGATTGAGCGTTTCGGAGAGCAGTACGCACAGTATACCGGAACAAATTATGCCCTCTTCATGCCACACGGCACCGATTCAATCAGTGCCGCCTTAGCCGGCGCGCTGGATCTCGACGGATTTAGTGATGGCGGTGAGGTGATCGTGCCGAACTATACGTTTGTAGCGACCGCAAGTGCTGTCTTGGAACGCCGATGTACCGTAGTGTTTGTAGATATTTCACCAGAAACGTTTACAATTGACCCAGCAGGCGTTGAAGCGGCTATTGGTCCCGAAACCCGTGCGATCTTACCTGTGCATCTCGGCGGTCATCCAGCAGATATGGGGGCACTACGAGAAATCGCCCAACGCCACCAACTTACAATCATTGAAGACTGCGCGCAGGCACACGGCGCAGAATATCAGACAAAAAAGGTGGGTTCCCTCAGCGATGTCGGCGCGTTTAGTTTCCAAGCATCGAAAAATTTGACCTCCGGTGAAGGTGGCATGGTCACAACAAACGACAAAGACATTCACGACCGAGTCTGCGCCTTTATGAACGTAGGGCGTGCACCGGGCGGTGCGAGATGGGAATACCCGCGCCTCGGCTGGAACTATCGTCCGTCAGAATACCTCGCGGCGATCCTGCTTGTGCGGTTGGAACTTTTAGAAGCACAAACCGACCGCCGTAATCGGAATGCCGCCTATCTCTCTAACGCTTTGGAGGCAATCAACGGTATTACACCGCCCCGACTCGCCCCGTGGGTTACGAAACACGGCTATCACCTCTACTGCCTAAAGTATAACCCTGAAGGTTTCAGTGGCAAATCCCGGCAGGCGTTTGTCAATGCGCTTTCTGCTGAAGGCATTCCGTGTTCCATCGGCTATCGCTCTCCGCTTTCGGAGGAACCCGGAATGGCATACGTTGCGGAGAAATATCCACATCTTATCCGATCATTGCCTTGTCCGAATGCCGCACTGGTTTGCGAACAGAGCGTATGGCTCTTCCAAAATATGTTCCTTGGATCAGAAAAGGATATGGATCAAATTGTGGAAGCCATCACTAAAATTCACAAAGCATGGAATTAATCATTCATGCTGAGTATAAAGTTGTAGGCGTTAGACAAACCTTCTGAAAATCTCGGATGCACCCACAAAGCAGCAAACCGCTCCTTGTTTACGATAATGACTGCGATTTTTGCCGATACTGGATTACACAGTGGCAGCACGTCACAGGTGACCGTGTTGACTATGCCCCGTATCAAGAGATGGCGGCGGAATTCCCAGAAATACCGATTTCAGATTTTGAAAACTCCGTGCAGTTAATCCTCCAGAACGGCACAGTTTTGAGCGGGGCAGAGGCTGTTTTTCGTGCCTTGAACAACGGTTTGCTCCTCTGGTGCTACTACCATCTGTTCGGGTTTAAAAGTGTATCGGAGTGGGTCTACCGCTTCGTCGCCCAGCACCGCCCGTTCTTCTCTACGTTGACGCGCTGGTTTTGGGGGACCCATACCGAGCGAACAACGTTCCACCTTTCGCGCTGGCTGTTCCTACGAGGACTCGGTTGTATCTACCTCATCGCCTTTTTATCCCTATGGGTACAGATCCACGGGTTAGTTGGGAGCAACGGAATCCTACCGGCAGAACAGTATTTAGCAGCCGTACGTCAACAGATTGGGACGGAAGGCTACTATCTCCTTCCAACACTGTTTTGGTTGAACCCGTCAGATGCTTGCCTCCATTTCTTGTGTGCCGGTGGCATTGTTTTGTCTCTGGCTCTAATCGCGGGTTTCTTTCCACCGTTTATTCTAACCGGTTTATGGATGTTCTATCTGTCGCTTGTGACAGTCGGGCAGGTCTTTCTTAGCTTCCAATGGGACGTGCTGCTTTTAGAGGCGGGACTTTTAGCAATCTTTTTTGCACCGCTGCGAATCCGTGATACATTCAGGCGTGCGTCTCAACCCTCCGGCGCGTTTTTATGGCTCTTACGTTGGCTCTTATTCCGGTTGATGTTCGCCTCCGGGTTCGTCAAACTTGTCAGCGATGCCGTGTGGCGAAATTTCACCGCCCTCAACTTCCACTATGAAACGCAGCCCTTACCGACATGGATCGGGTGGTATGTGCATCAATTACCAGAGTGGCTCCACAAAGTCTCGGTTATCGGTATGTTCGCCGTTGAACTCGTTGTCCCGTTCCTAATTTTTGCACCGAAACGTTTACGGACCGCCGGATGTATCGGATTGATCGGTCTACAAGTGCTCATCATCCTGACAGGAAACTACTGCTTTTTTAATTTGCTGACGATTGCACTGTGTCTTCTGCTCATTGACGATGTAACATGGAAAGGTCTATTATCCAAACGGTTCATGCCGAACTTCCAATCCGTTGAAGGATCACCTCACCGCTATAGGCGCGTCTGTATCGCAGTGGTGGCAATGCTTCTCTTTGTGTTCAGTGGTATCCGATTCGGCGGGCAACTTTTTAGAGATGTGCAATTTCCTGATGTCGCTTGGATGAGACCGTTTCGGAGTGTGAACACCTACGGACTCTTCGCAGATATGACGGAGTCCCGCCCAGAAATTATTGTCGAAGGCAGCAACGATCGGATAACATGGGAGACTTACCATTTCCGATGGAAACCCGGAGATCTCAAAGAGGCACCCAAATGGGTTGCACCGCATCAACCACGTCTGGATTGGCAGATGTGGTTTGCGGCACTACAAGGGAGTTATCGGCATACGCCTTGGTTCCCCCATTTCATAGGTGCACTCCTACAAGGTAAATCTGAAGTCTTGCAGCTGCTGGCAGAAAATCCGTTCCCAGAAAATCCGCCCCGATATGTCCGCGCCACGCTTTACGATTACCATTTTACCGACATCGCCACAAAACGTTCAGAAGGAACGTGGTGGTCTCGTGAACGGAAAGGACTTTATTGCCCCGCAGTTTCACTCCAAAAGTAGTAGGCACGCTCCGTCGTGCCGTTAAACCTCAAGTAGTAATCACGCTCCGTCGTGCCGTTAAACCTCAAGTAGTAATCACGCTCCGTCGTGCCGTTAAACCTAAAGTAGTAATCACGCTCCGTCGTGCCGTTAAACCTAAAAGTAGACACGTTCTACGCTGCCCTCTAACTTCAAAAATCCAATAGGAGAATTTATGCCCAGTCAATTCTTAAAGGTTGCATTGGCAGCAGCCAAAAACGCTGAAGAAATTATCACTGCCTACTACACCGGCGATGCCATGAAAGTCGAACTGAAAGAGGATGAAACACCGGTCACGCTCGCCGATAGAGGAGCGGAAAAAGTCATCCGTGAAACCATTAAACAGGCATTTCCCGACCACGGGTTTTTAGGTGAAGAATACGGAATCGAAGAAGGAGATTCACCATACGTCTGGATTATTGACCCGATTGATGCTACAAAAAATTACATCCGTAAAATCCCGATCTTCGGTACACAGATTGCCCTGATGAAAGGCGATGACCTGATTCTCGGTGTCTCCAATGCACCCCTTTTGAACGAACTGCTTTATGCCGAGGCAGGAAATGGGGCTTTCCTGAACGGCGAACCGATCCAAGTGTCCGATGTCGCACACCCCAAAGACGCAATGGTATGCCACGGCGGACTGAAGTGGTTTGTAGAAAAAGCCACTTTTCCCGGTATCTACAATCTCATCAATGACGCTGCACGCACAAGAGGGTTTGGCGATTTTTACATGTATCATCTTGTGGCTTCTGCAAGAGTGGATGCTGTCGTTGAGGCAGCGATTAGCATCTGGGACATCGCTGCCGCCACCGTCATTGTGCGGGAAGCCGGTGGGAAGGTAACAGATATACAAGGACAAGCCATCACGAAAGATACCGCTTCATTAGTCGCGACAAATGGTGTCTTGCATAATACTCTATTGAATTATTTTAATGATACGCAATCACCATAGATGTATTTTCTTGTTAATCATCAATTGAGTTTTACCACCAAGCGGTCCGGTGATATCCTGTTAAATCTATATCTTGACCAAAGGATGAAAGCATTATAACGGTTGTTGTCGGTTCAAATGTGCAACCGTATGCCCGAAGAGGTGCTTCATACCTGCCACCTTCCGCTGTTTGCCAAGTGCGAATTGTCGGTATTGCCGATTGAATTGATGCAATAACCTCCATCGGATCCATATCTGGTGCAATGGGGTCACGAATTAACCCATGTTGATAATATTCTGAGGGTTCATCCCATCTTGCATAACCGACAATGTTTTGACCCTGACGTAAAATACGGTACCCACTCATAGTATACTGGTTCACTTTTATGCTTTGTTGATCGCAGCTAACAGGAAAATTCTGTCTTGCCCACATCTCATCCAACTGAGGTAAAGCACTTAAATCGTTGAGATTCACTTCCGCCCATTTGAGTTCCGATGCGTTCTGATTGGGTGGAAGTTGGGTTTGTAAATCTTGTGTCAATTGTTGGTAACCAACTTTCTGATACAATCGCATAGCTTCTTCTGCATCAACATCAAGAATGCTGCCACGATAGCCCTTTGTTTGGAAGTGTGCATGCAGCTCCTGCATTAATCGGGTTGCAACCCCTTGGCGACGCATATCTTGCGCTACAAAGACAGCACCTACTGTTACAAATCTCTGACACTTGTCTTCAATGAAAAATGAACAAGGTTCACCCCAGACATGACCTACGACCCTCTCATTGACAAGTGCTAAACCTATCCCTTCCGCTTCAATGTGACCCTCAAACTTATTTCTATAGATGTTCTCATCAACTTGCTCAGCAGGTAACAACAACGCTAAAATAGCGTCATCATCGCCGGGCTGCCAATGTCTGTAAATAATCTTATGCCGCATAGTCTCCCTTCCAGACAAAATAGTTTTCATTTATACACCAAAACGGATGCACTTTTCTGGAGGACGCGAGATATGATTTCCTTGAATATTTCAAGGGGATGTGTTATACTACATATCATAGCTTTGTGAGGGCAACATGTTTGTTAGAAGGAGAAAAATATAATGCGCCTTGACTTTCAAAACGTGCTGGATCTGTCTTATGTGGTCGATGAAAATAGTCCATGTGAGCTGCCGATTGATCCTGCCAAAATTTATGACCAAGCGACGTTGGAAAAAGATGGCTACTTTGAAAGCCGGATTGACACGTCTGGACACTACTCTACGCACATGGATGCCCCCTGCTTAATGTATCCCGGTGGCGCAACTATCGCCGAGATTCCAAAGGAGAAACTGACCGGAAACGCTGTCCTGATGGACTTTTCAGCAATCAAAAAACCGAACGACGCTGTAACGGCAGAAGATATTGAGGCGTGGATAGCCGAAAACGGCGAGATTTCAGAAGATAGCATCGTCTTTATGCGGACAGGAATGGATAGGTTCGTCTATCAGGATAACTTCAACCGAGAATGGATCGGTTTCAGTGAGGATGCCGCCGAATTGCTCGTTGAAAAGGGCATAAAGGTCATCGGAACAGATGCCTGTAGTATTGACTCGGTAGCAGGGCACCCACCGTTGCATGACGGTCTACCGCCTGCACACCTCGTTTTCCTCGGAGCCGGTATCCCGCACGTTGAAGACCTGTGCAATTTGAGTCAACTCCCGACGCATTTCTACGTAGTAATCGCACCCCTAAAGTTAGCACGGAGCTCCGGCGCACCGACGCGGGTCTTCGCGTTCGTGTAATACAATTTCTGGTAATAGATTTCTCTTTTGTAGAATAAACTGTTAGTTTGTTCCGCATCGCTATACGTTTCATGAAAACCGGTAATGCAATATCATTATTTGGAAGTGGTATAAGTATCCTAAAGATGTCCCTCTCCTTCAGATAGGGTGCGGTTCTGCAACCTCGTTTGACATGAGAAAAATGATACCCAATATCCCCGAACCGATCTTAAACCTGTTATATGAAATCGGTGAAGTTGCAGGAAAAAACGCTTATCTCGTCGGCGGATTTGTCCGAGACCTCCTGCTCAAACGACCAAGTTCTGATATTGACATCGTTGTGGAAGGAGACGCAATCCGAGTCGCTGAAACGATGTCTGAACGGTGGAACGGGACATTGGAGACGCATTCCCAATTCGGTACTGCAACCGTCACACCTGAAAATATCGACCTGCCTAAAGTGGACTTCGTCACCGCACGGCGTGAAACTTATCAAGGCACAGGCACGTTACCTATAGTGCAACGCGGGACGATCACTGACGATTTGCACCGACGCGATTTTTCCATCAACGCGCTTGCAATGCGTTTAGACACAAATGCTTTTGGCACCATCGTTGATAAGACAGGTGGGCTGGAAGACCTTGAGGCAGGGATTGTTCGGGTACTCCACAAGCAAAGTTTCATAGACGATCCGACGCGTATCTTCCGCGCGGCTCGGTATGCTGGACGTTACAACTTTCGTATCGATGAAACCGATCAAGTTCTGATTCAGGAGGCACTCCCGATATTGCCACAGTTGAGCGGTGAACGGATACGCAATGAAATTGACAGGGTACTTCTTGAGAAGCATGCAGCCAAAATTGTAGAACATCTCACACAACTCGGCGTGTGGCAAGTTATCTTTGTAGGGCAAAATATATCGACTGCATTTGTCTACGACTTTAAGAAGGCAGAACAGACAATATCTTGGGCATCAGCGCATCTCGTAGATGAAACATTTCAGCCAGAACGGGTTCGTTGGATGACACTCCTCGGCACTGATATGCCGATATGCCAAATTGAAGCCATCAGTTTCAGACTCGGATTAGCGCATCAACTCCAGCGACTGATAAGCCGCACACAAGCGATGAAACGCGGGGTTTCGCTTGAAGAGGTAACAGCATCTAATTTTGAAAAATTGGGATTTTCGTTGTCGAAAAACACATCTATCGAACACCAGAACGGCATGTGGTGCATCGTTGATGCAGACAATATGAACACTTATGTATGTGGAGAAGGGAATCTCTATCGGGTACAAACACCGCTCACTGCTTATAGGCAGTTGAAACAGACGCTTACAGCATTAAAGGCAACAGTAAAACCGAGCGAGGTTTACCAATTGCTAAAGTCGTATCCGATCGAAGCGTTAGTACTCGGTTATGTAGATGCAATCGTGCCAGAATGGAAACGTGAAAAAATAAAAGACTATCTTCTCGTGCTTCGCAAGGTTCAACCGTTTATTACAGGAGACGATTTGATCGCGTTAGGAGAAAAGCCGGGGAAAGCCTTTGAGACAGTGCTTTGGGAGTCATTTGCTGCACAATTAGATGGAAAAACTGCGACAAAGTCGGAAGCATTTTGTCGCTTGCGGGATTCAAAGACCACTCGCCCCGCAAAACATTGTAAACTAAAAAAATAGAATGGAAGATTAGATAAAATATGTTCAGTCCAGAACAAATATACGGAGCAATTCTTTTAGTTGCACAATTCATTATTCTGCTAACCTTTCATGAATGGGCACACGCGAAATCAGCAGATATGTTAGGTGATCCAACTGCGCGCGATCTCGGACGGATGTCCCTGAATCCGGGTGTACATATCGACATGATTGGTACGATTATACTCCCCTTGTTCGGCAGTCTTTTGGGAGGTGGTTTCTTTGGTTGGGCAAAACCGGTGCCAGTGAATCCTTACAATCTTAAGAACCCGAGGCGAGACCTGATGCTGATCGCAGCAGCGGGGCCCGTCACGAATATCGTTCTCACTTTTGTAATCTTGGCAGGACTCAAAATAGCATTGGAATTTACACCCTTCAATCCGCTTGAATCTTCATCTTATCACCATGAAATAGGCAAGCAAGTTGTTCGTATGGCACTGATCAGTGTATTTCTCGCAGCGTTTAACATGCTTCCGCTCTTTCCATTAGACGGATTCAGCGTTGTAAGAGGCTTGCTCCCGGAAAACGCAGCACGCCAATTTGAAAAATTGTCACCGTATGGGATGCCAATTCTGATGTGTCTCATCTTTCTGCCCTATTTCCTCCCTATTTTCCCTAATGTCTTCGGGTTCTTGGGTCTTATCAGCCTCGACACACTCAAATTGACAGCTGAGATCGTTGGCTTACCAAAAGTGATCTTATACGAGTTATTATTCCGCTAAACGTCATCCAACACTTTCAATATGGAAAATCTGTAGTTACATCCTACAATCCTGAAAGCATCAAATATGCTGACTGAAACAACTGAAACCCTTGAAAATCAAGATTTAGAAACCACATCTACTGATGTAGCCCCGCTCTACTCGGTCAAGTTAGAAGGTTTTGAGGGCCCCCTTGATTTACTCCTTCATCTGATCCAGAAAGAGGAAATGGATATCTACGATATTCAGATCGCGCAAATCACTGACCGGTACCTCGAATATGTCAATTTAATGGAGGAACTGGATTTAGATGTGGCATCCGAATTTTTGGTGATGGCAGCGACGCTTCTGCATATTAAATCGCAGAGTATTCTTCCACAACTCACCGCAAACGCGGAACACCCGATTCGTGACCAAGAGCAACTCGTAAAACAACTCTTGGAATACAAACGCTTCAAAGAGGCTTCTAAGGTACTCGACGTTTACGCCGAGCGACAGACATGGGTTTATAGTAGAAGTCCGAAACTGCATGAGGAGTTAGACGGCACACGGGAATTCGAGATTAGAGCCACCTTATTTGATCTGCTTACCGCTTTCAAGGCTATAAATGACCGCGCTGCGGAAGTAGATGCCGAAGAGCTCTACGAAACGGTTGAAGAAGAAACAATCACCGTTGAAGACAAAATTACCTTTATTGAAAGACAGTTGGATGCTGCAGATCAACTGCTATTCGACGAACTGTTCCCTTTATCCTCAAGCAAGACGGATCGGATTGTCACATTCCTTGCCATTTTAGAACTGATTCGGATCGGAAAAATCGTTACCGTTCAAACGGATCATTTTGAGAGTATCTATATCGTTAAACAGGAGCACCAGCCGGATCGCGATATCGCGCCGCCGCCACCCGTAGAAACCACTCGTTCAGGAGAACGAGGCTATTAGGAACTATGTCTATGGATTCTGAAAATGTTATTGCTGTCAATCCGATAGAAGAAATTGATCTAATGTCGGAACAAAAACTTAAGTCAATCTTGGAAGCGATTCTGTTTGCAGCGAGCGAACCGATTTCGATGGAACAGTTTCAAGACGCGCTGCCAGGCGTCAGTAAACGTGCCATCCGGAAAGCACTCACCGCACTCCAAGACGAGTACCAAGAGATAAATCGAAGTTTTCATCTCGTTGAAATAGCGAACGGCTACCAAATGAGCACACGCCCAGAATATTCAGAATGGATACAGAAGTTTTATACCCGACAAGTTCGCGTTACACTGTCGCCATCCGCGCTTGAGACGCTTGCGATCGTCGCATACAAGCAGCCTATCACACGTGCCGATGTCGCAGCAATCCGTGGCGTAAACAGCGACAGCGTCCTCAACTCGCTCGTTGAGAAAAGACTCGTTCGCATCACCGGCAGAAAAGAGGGGCGCGCCCTGCTTTTTTCAACCACCGACGAGTTCCTGCAACAATTCGGATTAAAGGATGCCTCTGACCTGCCTTCACTTGATGAAATCGACGAACTTCTTACCACACCAAACGGCAGTGAACCCGCCCAAAATCTACTGCCAGAGATGATGGAGGAGGGGGCTGAGCAATGAACTACGATGCATGGTTCCAGTGCAGTGAAGGATGCGGTGAGACTTATCCACTCACTGAAATTATCTATCGGTGCAAAAATTGCGACGGGTTGTTAGAAGTCCAACACGACATGGGCGTACTGAAACAACGCAGCGCGGCTGATTGGAAATCCCTCTTTGAGCAGCGCTATAGGCGTACACAATACCCCTATGGCAGTGGCGTTTGGGGGAAAAAGGAACTTGTTTGCCCAAACATTGATGATAATAACATCATCTCTATGTATGAGGGCGGCACCAATCTATTCTGGGCAGAACGTTTCGGTGAGCAACTCGGCTTACACGACCTCTGGATCAAGCAGTGTGGTAACAGTCATACCGGTTCCTTTAAAGACCTCGGGATGACCGTCCTCGTCTCAATGGTTAAACAGATCATCGCTGAGTCAGGAAATATCCGCGCTGTTATGTGTGCTTCGACCGGCGACACCTCCGCGGCTCTGGCTGCTTATGCATCTGCAGCAGGTATACCCGCAATTATCCTCTTGCCAAAAGCGAAAGTTACGCGTGAACAACTCATTCAACCTATCGCGAATGGTGCCCTGACGCTTTCGCTGGAGACAGATTTCGACGGATGCATGGAGATCGTCCAAAAACTTGCCGGGCGGACAGATTTCTATCTCGCTAACTCCATTAATTCTCTCCGCATTGAGGGACAGAAAACAATTAGTATTGAGATCGTACAGCAGTTTGATTGGGAAGTCCCTGATTGGATTATCATTCCTGGAGGCAACCTCGGCAATGTTTCAGCACTCGGACTCGGTTTTTTAATGATGTACGAACTCGGTATCATTGACAAACTCCCGCGCATCGCTTGTGCGCAAGCTGAACGCGCGAATCCGCTTTATCGAAGTTATCAAACAGGGTTCACAGAGTTCAGCGCAATCACAGCACAAGCGACACAAGCGACAGCCATTCAGATCGGGAACCCGGTTTCGGTGCATCGCGCCATACGGACCTTGAAACGATTTGATGGAATCGTTGACCAAGCGACAGAAGTAGAACTATCAGACGCTGCCGCAAGAGCAGACAGAACAGGGTTATTCAATTGCCCGCACACCGGCGTGGCATTGGCAGTGCTCATAAAAATGGTCGAGCGCAAACAGATTCAACCTGATGATAGAGTCATTGTCATCTCTACAGCAACTGGTCTCAAATTCCCAGATTTCAAGGTAGCCTATCACAACGTCGCTCCCGGCGAACCTGCCCCGCGCTACCTAAATGCCCCGATTGAATTGGAAGCAGACTATGAAGGGGTCCTGAAACAGATTGGTACACACCTCGACGCATAACTCCCACCTATAAAGATGCAAACTGAATCGTACAGCGATAAAGATTTGCAACAAATCCACAAAATATGGTATAATCTAAGTGTCAACTTATAAACTGTATCAAAATTAATAAGCAATAGGAGTGAATGAATGTCAGAACAGTATCAGCCTAAGCCTGAGCATAAGTTTACCTTTGGATTGTGGACTGTGGGTAAC includes these proteins:
- a CDS encoding phosphatase PAP2 family protein; protein product: MNLLPYDWIAIGYLVLTGVLILIFHKNVARWYLYLFARVLCITGIVLLTPTDASTLFPFRFLRDWYPLSTIALFYFEMGKLTQMVFQRYFDETVIRWEKQVFKGMPSLELSDRFPSIILSEILHLCYFSYYVIAVFLAVWLYFKGKIGPFQETVFAETLTFNLSLLCYPFLPVTGPRYLFEKIQGPLSKGFFFRLTHSVVSRGSSKGTAFPSAHVSLSVIVLLCAFRYDSTAFLILLPLCVGLTLGTVYCRFHYAIDALLGAILAGIVFGITTILF
- a CDS encoding DegT/DnrJ/EryC1/StrS family aminotransferase; this translates as MSNQLAISGGTPVRNIESEPWSSWPLTTTDEWESKIEPLLKEVYLSANEGSGGTMIERFGEQYAQYTGTNYALFMPHGTDSISAALAGALDLDGFSDGGEVIVPNYTFVATASAVLERRCTVVFVDISPETFTIDPAGVEAAIGPETRAILPVHLGGHPADMGALREIAQRHQLTIIEDCAQAHGAEYQTKKVGSLSDVGAFSFQASKNLTSGEGGMVTTNDKDIHDRVCAFMNVGRAPGGARWEYPRLGWNYRPSEYLAAILLVRLELLEAQTDRRNRNAAYLSNALEAINGITPPRLAPWVTKHGYHLYCLKYNPEGFSGKSRQAFVNALSAEGIPCSIGYRSPLSEEPGMAYVAEKYPHLIRSLPCPNAALVCEQSVWLFQNMFLGSEKDMDQIVEAITKIHKAWN
- a CDS encoding lipase maturation factor family protein encodes the protein MHPQSSKPLLVYDNDCDFCRYWITQWQHVTGDRVDYAPYQEMAAEFPEIPISDFENSVQLILQNGTVLSGAEAVFRALNNGLLLWCYYHLFGFKSVSEWVYRFVAQHRPFFSTLTRWFWGTHTERTTFHLSRWLFLRGLGCIYLIAFLSLWVQIHGLVGSNGILPAEQYLAAVRQQIGTEGYYLLPTLFWLNPSDACLHFLCAGGIVLSLALIAGFFPPFILTGLWMFYLSLVTVGQVFLSFQWDVLLLEAGLLAIFFAPLRIRDTFRRASQPSGAFLWLLRWLLFRLMFASGFVKLVSDAVWRNFTALNFHYETQPLPTWIGWYVHQLPEWLHKVSVIGMFAVELVVPFLIFAPKRLRTAGCIGLIGLQVLIILTGNYCFFNLLTIALCLLLIDDVTWKGLLSKRFMPNFQSVEGSPHRYRRVCIAVVAMLLFVFSGIRFGGQLFRDVQFPDVAWMRPFRSVNTYGLFADMTESRPEIIVEGSNDRITWETYHFRWKPGDLKEAPKWVAPHQPRLDWQMWFAALQGSYRHTPWFPHFIGALLQGKSEVLQLLAENPFPENPPRYVRATLYDYHFTDIATKRSEGTWWSRERKGLYCPAVSLQK
- a CDS encoding inositol-phosphate phosphatase → MPSQFLKVALAAAKNAEEIITAYYTGDAMKVELKEDETPVTLADRGAEKVIRETIKQAFPDHGFLGEEYGIEEGDSPYVWIIDPIDATKNYIRKIPIFGTQIALMKGDDLILGVSNAPLLNELLYAEAGNGAFLNGEPIQVSDVAHPKDAMVCHGGLKWFVEKATFPGIYNLINDAARTRGFGDFYMYHLVASARVDAVVEAAISIWDIAAATVIVREAGGKVTDIQGQAITKDTASLVATNGVLHNTLLNYFNDTQSP
- a CDS encoding GNAT family N-acetyltransferase, giving the protein MRHKIIYRHWQPGDDDAILALLLPAEQVDENIYRNKFEGHIEAEGIGLALVNERVVGHVWGEPCSFFIEDKCQRFVTVGAVFVAQDMRRQGVATRLMQELHAHFQTKGYRGSILDVDAEEAMRLYQKVGYQQLTQDLQTQLPPNQNASELKWAEVNLNDLSALPQLDEMWARQNFPVSCDQQSIKVNQYTMSGYRILRQGQNIVGYARWDEPSEYYQHGLIRDPIAPDMDPMEVIASIQSAIPTIRTWQTAEGGRYEAPLRAYGCTFEPTTTVIMLSSFGQDIDLTGYHRTAWW
- a CDS encoding cyclase family protein, with product MRLDFQNVLDLSYVVDENSPCELPIDPAKIYDQATLEKDGYFESRIDTSGHYSTHMDAPCLMYPGGATIAEIPKEKLTGNAVLMDFSAIKKPNDAVTAEDIEAWIAENGEISEDSIVFMRTGMDRFVYQDNFNREWIGFSEDAAELLVEKGIKVIGTDACSIDSVAGHPPLHDGLPPAHLVFLGAGIPHVEDLCNLSQLPTHFYVVIAPLKLARSSGAPTRVFAFV